A section of the Candidatus Poribacteria bacterium genome encodes:
- a CDS encoding Gfo/Idh/MocA family oxidoreductase, whose protein sequence is MEPLRIGFLGAGGFARHTIYPALHLAPVALQAVCDADENRAKDAAGKFGTGRYYTDRHEMFAKEDLEAVIICMGPDPRQSLVLETLAEGYHVFVPKPPAPSLAETLTLAETAEQHNRTLMVNFQRRFSLGVREAREIMQTESFGQLTQLFCSFCSGKYPTVKSYLLDFAIHHFDLARHIAGADVKELSVFHNEVDGQGAFAVAVEYTNGAVGSLQLTSQRLWQRNYDYIEITGQHEYIVLDGLWGAQHFTESGNSFTSNFSDQRNGELTGDGISLTEFVNAIREDREPISSIHDCVGTMRFYDAVLQRKKGVISLVD, encoded by the coding sequence ATGGAACCTCTTCGGATTGGATTTCTCGGTGCCGGCGGTTTCGCAAGGCACACCATTTATCCCGCATTACATCTCGCCCCTGTCGCATTGCAAGCCGTTTGCGATGCCGACGAGAATCGGGCAAAGGACGCTGCCGGCAAATTCGGCACGGGCAGATATTACACCGATCGGCACGAAATGTTTGCAAAGGAAGACTTGGAAGCCGTCATCATCTGCATGGGACCCGACCCGAGGCAGTCCCTCGTGCTTGAAACGCTTGCAGAAGGTTATCATGTCTTCGTCCCCAAACCCCCCGCACCATCGCTCGCGGAAACACTCACGCTGGCGGAAACCGCAGAACAACACAATAGGACGTTGATGGTGAACTTCCAGCGTCGGTTCAGTCTTGGGGTGCGAGAGGCACGGGAAATCATGCAAACCGAATCCTTCGGACAACTCACACAACTCTTCTGCTCGTTCTGTAGTGGAAAGTACCCGACGGTCAAAAGTTACCTGCTCGATTTCGCGATCCACCACTTCGATTTGGCACGACACATCGCTGGCGCGGATGTGAAAGAACTCAGCGTTTTTCACAATGAAGTTGATGGACAAGGTGCCTTCGCTGTCGCTGTAGAATACACAAACGGCGCCGTCGGAAGTTTACAGTTGACCAGCCAACGCTTATGGCAGCGCAACTATGACTACATCGAGATTACCGGACAACACGAATACATCGTTTTAGACGGATTGTGGGGCGCGCAACACTTCACCGAATCCGGGAACTCCTTCACCTCAAACTTCTCCGATCAGCGCAACGGCGAACTAACAGGGGATGGCATCAGTCTCACCGAGTTCGTCAACGCCATTCGTGAAGACCGAGAGCCAATATCCAGCATACACGATTGTGTTGGCACGATGCGGTTCTATGATGCTGTCCTTCAACGCAAAAAAGGCGTTATCTCTTTGGTTGATTAG